One Halichoerus grypus chromosome 1, mHalGry1.hap1.1, whole genome shotgun sequence genomic region harbors:
- the MRPL54 gene encoding large ribosomal subunit protein mL54: protein MAARRLFGATWTWTGWRARELPVPAEPGRLLVRGYAKRPVMKGGKGGKGGVASEALKDPDVCTDPVRLTTHAMGVNIYKEGQDVVLKPDAEYPEWLFQVNVGPPKKLEELDPESREYWRLLRKHNIWRHNRLSKNRKF from the exons ATGGCGGCCAGACGTCTCTTTGGGGCTACGTGGACCTGGACCGGCTGGCGGGCCCGGGAGCTCCCGGTCCCTGCCGAGCCTGGAAGACTCCTGGTACGGGGTTATGCCAAGAGACCGG tcATGAAGGGGGGCAAAGGCGGCAAAGGTGGCGTGGCCAGCGAGGCCCTGAAGGACCCAGACGTGTGCACAGACCCCGTCCGACTCACCACACATGCCATGGGCGTCAACATCTACAAGGAGGGCCAGGACGTGGTCCTGAAGCCAGACGCGGAGTACCCCGAGTG GCTGTTCCAGGTGAACGTGGGCCCCCCCAAGAAGCTAGAGGAGCTGGACCCCGAGAGCCGGGAGTACTGGCGGCTGCTGCGAAAACATAACATCTGGCGTCATAACCGTCTGAGCAAGAACCGGAAGTTCTAG